One Oscillospiraceae bacterium DNA window includes the following coding sequences:
- a CDS encoding DEAD/DEAH box helicase family protein, producing MSLKNQYIKSEYRSLIDNVIQDFYLPLLHEATSYRRAVGFFSSSSLVEISKGIGDMARNGGKIEIIASPYLSEEDIGAIKTGYENRNKVIEVALLRQLSDEHTDYFSMERLNLLANLIADGVMDIRIAYTDNNHDLGMYHEKMGIIEDKDGNRVAFSGSMNESMTAMAINYETIDVFCDWRGEETDRVKLKENAFYSMWNNVEPSLQVLEFPKISEAMIEKYRRKEPDFDIDNEQFYRRMNGYINAFRGSRKQPDPKPVGARIPDDVTLHDYQKEAISVWVGENCRGIFDMATGTGKTYTGLGAISKLSEDLDDELAVIIVAPYQHLVEQWVKDIKRFNMNPIVAYGDPAHKDWRKRLSKAVLDQKIRSDKRFFCLICTNATFTDKFLQEQTSKIKTPILLVVDEAHNFGARSYARLLDDRFTYRLALSATLNRHRDEEGTALLYNFFGKKCIEYTLERAIDEDKLTPYKYYPVLVYLSDIELESYEQLSYEMSKCLIKGKDGKYKLNKYGEIFALKRSRVVAGAVQKLDALREVIKPYKNDHNILVYCGATRIVDESDNTPDDESDIRQIEAVTKILGNELGMSVARFTSEENMEQRALIKEHFQRGDDLQAIVAIKCLDEGVNIPGIRTAFILASTTNPKEYIQRRGRVLRKAPNKPFAEIYDFVTLPRPLDAVSGLTVEQANRDKTLVKNELARIKEFGRLAMNSMEANNLIWEIEEVYHLNDADTEQEGEDYE from the coding sequence ATGAGTTTAAAAAATCAGTACATAAAAAGCGAATACCGCTCACTGATAGACAATGTAATTCAGGACTTCTACCTTCCACTCTTACACGAGGCAACATCCTATCGCCGCGCAGTGGGCTTCTTTTCATCGTCCTCACTGGTTGAAATCTCCAAAGGAATAGGAGATATGGCCAGAAACGGAGGGAAAATCGAAATAATTGCTTCCCCATATCTCTCTGAAGAAGATATTGGTGCAATCAAGACCGGGTATGAGAATCGAAATAAGGTCATTGAGGTAGCACTTTTGAGACAGCTTTCTGATGAGCACACAGATTATTTTTCCATGGAAAGATTGAATCTGTTGGCAAATCTGATTGCTGATGGAGTCATGGATATCCGAATTGCGTATACAGATAATAATCATGATCTCGGAATGTACCATGAGAAAATGGGAATTATTGAAGACAAAGATGGAAATCGCGTTGCTTTTTCTGGATCTATGAATGAGTCGATGACCGCCATGGCAATTAATTACGAAACGATAGATGTCTTTTGTGATTGGAGGGGAGAGGAAACAGATCGAGTAAAGCTAAAAGAAAATGCATTTTATTCTATGTGGAATAACGTAGAGCCAAGTCTGCAAGTATTGGAATTTCCGAAAATTTCGGAAGCAATGATTGAAAAATATCGTCGGAAAGAACCGGATTTTGATATTGATAATGAACAGTTTTATAGAAGAATGAATGGATACATAAATGCTTTCAGAGGAAGCAGAAAACAGCCGGATCCGAAGCCTGTCGGTGCCAGAATCCCGGATGATGTAACTCTTCACGATTACCAGAAAGAAGCTATTTCAGTTTGGGTAGGAGAAAATTGCAGAGGAATTTTTGATATGGCTACAGGTACGGGAAAAACTTATACCGGCCTTGGGGCCATCTCCAAACTGTCTGAGGATCTTGACGATGAGCTCGCGGTGATTATAGTCGCACCATATCAGCATCTAGTAGAACAGTGGGTGAAGGATATTAAGCGATTTAATATGAATCCTATTGTTGCCTATGGGGACCCGGCACATAAGGATTGGAGAAAACGTCTTTCAAAGGCAGTGCTTGATCAGAAAATCCGCAGTGATAAAAGATTCTTTTGCTTGATTTGCACGAATGCGACATTTACGGACAAGTTCCTTCAAGAGCAGACTAGTAAAATAAAAACTCCGATACTGCTTGTTGTTGATGAAGCCCATAATTTTGGCGCGAGGTCTTATGCACGGCTGCTTGACGATAGATTTACTTATCGCCTGGCTCTTTCCGCAACACTCAATCGTCATCGCGATGAAGAGGGCACGGCTCTTTTATATAACTTCTTCGGGAAAAAGTGTATAGAGTACACGTTGGAACGGGCCATCGATGAAGACAAGCTTACGCCGTATAAATATTATCCTGTACTGGTTTATCTAAGCGATATTGAACTGGAATCATATGAGCAGTTGTCCTATGAGATGTCCAAATGCTTGATTAAGGGAAAAGACGGAAAATATAAGCTAAATAAGTACGGAGAAATTTTTGCTCTGAAACGGTCTAGGGTAGTGGCCGGCGCGGTGCAGAAATTGGACGCCTTGAGAGAAGTGATTAAGCCATATAAGAACGACCATAATATTCTGGTTTATTGCGGAGCAACTCGAATTGTTGATGAGTCTGACAATACTCCGGATGATGAAAGCGATATCAGACAGATTGAAGCTGTTACAAAAATCCTCGGGAATGAACTCGGAATGAGTGTAGCTCGATTTACATCCGAAGAAAATATGGAACAACGTGCACTCATCAAAGAACATTTTCAGCGAGGAGATGATTTACAGGCGATAGTTGCCATCAAGTGTCTTGATGAAGGTGTGAATATTCCTGGAATACGGACGGCATTCATCTTGGCTAGCACAACGAATCCAAAGGAATATATTCAACGCCGAGGAAGGGTTTTGAGAAAAGCTCCGAATAAACCGTTTGCTGAAATATATGATTTCGTAACTCTTCCAAGACCGTTGGATGCTGTTTCAGGGTTGACGGTCGAGCAGGCCAATAGAGATAAAACGCTAGTTAAAAATGAACTT
- a CDS encoding aminotransferase class V-fold PLP-dependent enzyme — protein sequence MAYFDNAATTYPKPECVYKKMDEFYRSSGANAGRGNYKLAQSAGALIGETRILIQELLHCPAKQVVFEPTATIALNLIIQGIIKNGAANIYISPFEHNAVTRTLHYFEKEGRIKVKQLTVSEGMEYDLERTRYQFDAVKPDFVIISHASNVFGLVAPVEEIFALAKKYNAITLVDMAQTAGLVDLNVGLSTIDFAVFSGHKTLYGPTGISGFVMDPSVKFPSILFGGTGYESANQDMPESLPQKYEMGTLNISGIAGLNAALKWERGKTIEVMWEKEQEHRERLINLLERYSFIKIVGSRPGCKYVGIVSALIDGISSDSAGPIFDRCHIAVRTGLQCAPLAHQFMGTYPAGTIRFSVNYFTAEKDFTELKQALDYIEMEL from the coding sequence ATGGCGTATTTTGACAATGCGGCCACTACATATCCTAAGCCGGAATGCGTATACAAGAAAATGGATGAGTTTTATCGTTCTTCCGGAGCAAATGCTGGCAGAGGAAATTATAAACTGGCCCAGAGCGCCGGTGCCTTGATAGGCGAGACAAGGATATTAATACAGGAACTTCTTCATTGTCCAGCAAAACAGGTGGTGTTTGAGCCGACTGCGACCATTGCATTGAATTTGATCATTCAGGGTATTATTAAAAACGGCGCTGCGAATATTTATATCAGTCCGTTTGAACATAATGCCGTAACGCGTACGCTTCATTATTTTGAGAAGGAAGGCAGAATTAAGGTAAAGCAACTGACGGTTTCGGAAGGAATGGAATACGATCTGGAACGCACTCGGTACCAGTTTGATGCGGTGAAGCCTGACTTTGTCATTATCAGCCACGCAAGCAATGTATTTGGCTTGGTTGCACCAGTAGAAGAGATATTTGCACTTGCGAAGAAGTATAATGCCATAACCCTTGTAGATATGGCGCAGACAGCGGGGCTGGTAGATCTGAATGTTGGCCTGTCAACTATAGATTTTGCTGTTTTTTCCGGACACAAGACCTTGTATGGACCAACAGGAATTTCTGGATTTGTTATGGATCCATCTGTGAAATTTCCTTCGATACTCTTCGGAGGAACGGGTTATGAGTCCGCAAATCAGGATATGCCGGAAAGCCTTCCTCAGAAATATGAGATGGGTACATTAAATATTTCTGGAATTGCCGGATTGAACGCTGCGTTGAAATGGGAAAGGGGAAAAACCATAGAAGTAATGTGGGAGAAGGAGCAGGAACATCGGGAAAGGTTGATCAATCTGCTTGAGAGGTATTCCTTTATTAAAATCGTTGGAAGCAGACCTGGATGCAAATATGTAGGAATCGTTTCTGCTCTAATAGATGGAATCAGCAGTGATAGTGCTGGACCGATTTTTGATCGGTGCCATATTGCTGTGCGGACAGGGTTGCAATGTGCTCCTCTTGCACATCAGTTCATGGGAACATATCCGGCAGGTACAATTCGGTTCAGCGTGAACTATTTTACTGCAGAAAAAGATTTTACAGAATTGAAGCAGGCCTTGGATTATATCGAGATGGAATTATAG